The Maridesulfovibrio salexigens DSM 2638 region TAAACATGGCTTTGCAGGCCGCGAGATAACCTTCACGCTTGCTGCCCTTGAATCCTTCAGACTGTACCGGGAGTACGGGGATGCCTTTTTTCGCGCTCATCTTTCTACAGACCGCTTCAAGGTCATCGCCGATGATGCCGACAATGCAGGTGGAGTAGACAAAGGCTGCCTTGGGGCTATGGCGGTCGATGAGTTCATCAAGGGCGGCTTCAAGTTTTTTTTCGCCGCCGAAGATGACGTCTGTTTCCTGCAAGTCTGTGGAAAAGGAGAGGCGGTGCAGTTCCGGTCCGCTGGAAAGTGCGCCACGGATGTCCCAGGTGTAAACCGCACAGCCGATAGGCCCGTGCACCAGGTGCAGGGCATCGGCTATGGGATAGAGAACGACCCTTGAACCGCAGAAAACACAGGCTCTCTGACTCACTGCTCCGGCAAGTGATTCCCGGTTGCAGGCCATGTCCAGTGCTCCCTCGCCCGTGCGGTGGATCTGGTCTTTACGTTCTTCTAATATTGTATATTCATTCATGATGTGCTCCGTTGCTATGCGTTCGCCTTGCGAAGGCAGATCAGGCTTGTGTTGCTCCAGCCTATCTTTTCGTAGAATTTCAGGGCCGGGGTATTGTCGCAGTCTGCAAGCAGTTGCAGTCTTGTTGCTCTGTTCTCTTCTGCGAATTCGAGAATGGCTTCCATAAGCATGGTGCCGATTCCCTCCCCTTGCCGATCGTTGCGGACAACCACGTCTTCAACAAGGATAGACGGGCCGCCTTCAGCGGTTGAGATTACAA contains the following coding sequences:
- a CDS encoding GNAT family N-acetyltransferase; the encoded protein is MPATVHIRNANSADLAPMTDLLKSLFSVEKDFSADGNRQMKGLRMLLGNPRARILVAEEQGGVVGMCTGQIVISTAEGGPSILVEDVVVRNDRQGEGIGTMLMEAILEFAEENRATRLQLLADCDNTPALKFYEKIGWSNTSLICLRKANA